In Salmo salar chromosome ssa14, Ssal_v3.1, whole genome shotgun sequence, the sequence AGGCTTCAGCATGCTCCAGCTGAACTCGGCTAAGTGAACCGAACAAGTGTGCtcacatactcccttaaaagaccatTGTTTGAAAAAAGCAGCACTAGTACTGTTTGTCAAtcttgagacgccgtagccagtaTGCACTTCCTTTTaaaatagtctgaattaatcGAAGATAACTCGATAAATCTGTCTTTAATTTTGACGTTTTAGTTGCGCAAATTTACATcgaactaagatgtttggtgcagtatttctcagttaaaaaatgtaaacaaaaactAGTCGTCTGTCGTTGAACGACAACAgacacttcattgaagaatccctactgttgacaaATGACCCGACGAAGAGGGATACACTTCGGCTCCCAAACttttatttaaatttttatttaaccttttatttaactaggcaagtcagttaagaacaaattcttatttacaatgacggcctaccccggccataccctcccctaacccagaccacgctttgccaattgtgcaccgcttgAGATGCAACTCATacttaggaaggtgttcctaatgttcatTATACTCAGCGTAGATtggtcctatttcacacatataATGTGTAAGGGGATATCTGTCGTTACTGgctataaccagtcctctgttctgtctctctaggCTGAGACTCGTGCTGAGTTTGCAGAGAGATCGGTGGCCAAACTGGAAAAGACCATTGATGACTTAGAAGGTACAGTTCACACACAGTGCATTTCATGGCTGTTTATGTCTATGCACACTGTGGTTCCTCAGAGCATAGTCAAAAAATCTGGATTTAACACTGATCTCTAGActgtcttttttctctctctactgctgtaTTATTCTTTGACCCTaatctctcaatttctctctctctctgtctctctctctctctccccctctttctgtctctcccaccccttttcctctatggtctctgtgctgttctctctgctcttctgACCCTGCTGCATCCTGCCACGCCTGCTCATTTCCTCTGATCTGCTGACCTTTGGCTGACCTCTAGATGAACTGTACTCTCAGAAGCTGAAGTACAAGGCCATCAGTGAGGAGCTGGACCACGCCCTCACTGACATGACCGCCATATAGATTACCCTTTACCTTTCACACTTCACTTTTGCCCAATCGAAATGTGACGCTTTCACCTTTTCTCGCCTCGTCTTTTCTCTTttgtcttctcttctcctctcttcctttaTTTTCTTCTCTCTTCGCCTCttatcttctcctctcttctattGCATTCTCTTATTTTATCTTCTCTTTGTGCCTATTCTGTCTTGTTGTGAGACCTTTTCTGCAAAATCAAAGTTTCAATAAAATTTGACCTGTTCTATGCACTTCCTCTCCTTGAATCCTTACTTTGCAAATCTGCTACCTCAACTTTACGGCTTTTATCCTCTCCTTTTCTGCTAATCaatatttattttagattttaACATAGTATAAATACTATCAACTAAAGAACAACAAAACAGTTTACAGGTGCAGTCATTACACATTTTGTCTTCGCAATGTCTGTGTCCCAGCAAATCTCATAAAGAGATATCAAAGGGAGACCGACTTTCTCAAGTTTGAATATTACAACTTTTTATTACAGAACATTTATCCAGTGCAAAAGAAGAGAACTTGGATATGCACCAAGTCCTGGACCAAACACTGATAGAGCTGAATAGTTTGTAAAGAAATTAAACGTAATTAGAAACCAAAGAAGAAGAATCAACGTtccatgattttttttttacaccacaATTCTAATGGCATGTCCAGTTTTAACGTCTCAACCGTGAAAAGACATGTTGTACTTTCCTACCACTATTTGTAATTCTTGTTTTTCATAATTTTAATATACTACCGGTAGCTTTTATGTTTGAGTACAGTACAATGAGCATATACTGACAGCTGTAGCTGGATACCAAAACACTATCAAAGATTCCTTCTCTGACTATATAGGAATGCTTGTATCAGTTGTATAGCTACCATGGACCAGTTGTTTCACAGACATATTctgcaaaaaaacattttggggttGAAACGTCTGTGGTTAGCTATAATAAAAATGTATAATACAACtttttatctctgtgtgtgtgtacgttttaCTGTACTGAGTACCAGAAGTcttcacaagaatagtaaaccaacAAAAATTCAGAAGTGAGGACATTTTGCTGGGTCTCACttgtaaaaaggctattttagggtaagggttagggaaaatCGGATTttaaatgggaatcaattgttggtcCCCAAAGTCCTCACAAGTATATAAGACAGCTGCATGGGTGCTCATGCACATGTTTGTCTGTGGACATTTTGTGTGATAAATCAGCAATCGGAAGTTTGATTAAAATAATTAACACATGTTACATCACAATGTTATGTTTGCTAGTAGGTGTGATAAACGTTGAATTAGTCATTCAATCCTAATAGTTTATTTAGATGTGTATTTGGATACTGACCTCTCGAGGAGGAGTAAGGTCATAACGTGACAGAAGGGGGCGTCGCCGTCCTGTAACAACGCGGCCGCGCGCAGCTTTTCGCCGGGCGGGATTTCCGCAATATCAAGTATGGCGAAGACATACGATTATTTGTTTAAGTTACTGCTTATCGGAGACTCCGGTGTCGGGAAGACCTGCGTGCTGTTCAGGTTCTCAGAGGATGCTTTTAACTCCACATTCATCTCCACCATAGGTAGGTGTGACTTTGGTTAGCCACAATGCAATGTTTACAAAGCGACAGTCATCCCGACCAGAaagcagctagctaacgttactattATATGCTGTTAACTGTAGCTTATTAGGCGAAATTGATTCAAGTAACTGACTAACTGAAGTTAACTTGCTGATTTAGCTAGCTACAAACGCATTGTATTATATTGACTAGGTGACAAGTAACAATGGCATTAGCTGTGTAATAGCTACTACGGACATTATAGCAAGCTATATAGCtaatgctagctaacgttaggtatATAGAATGCTAGCCTGTTGGCTAACTTCCTGTAGCTTACTAGTAACGTTATTAGCTAACAGTTAGCCCTACTAGCTAACGTTGCTTACCTGTGTAACTCGCAGCTGAAATCCAAACGATAAAGTGCTATAGTACGTTAACTTGCTAACGTTAACTACCTGCTCTTGCTACGGTTATGAACGGTAACTAGCCACTAAATGTTTAACTCTGTACAACTAACTTAGCTAACCTTATTTAACGAACTCGCTAGTTAGCTTTAGAGCTTGGTAGCCTGGCAGCTAGTTATTGATGTCACATATTAACATTCTCCTTTTACATGTTGTATTGCATTGATTGGAGTATAACTAGAGCTTCAGTCATAGCTATTGTGTGTAATGGCTATGTGTCTAATTTCAAGATTCCCCTCTTCTCTTATGTTTCTCCTGTAGGCATTGACTTTAAGATTAGAACGATAGAACTAGACAACAAGAAGATAAAGTTACAGATATGGTAAGCCCTCCATGTCACCTCGAGCATCACGACTGCTTTTCATACAGGAAAGAAAACGGGTAGGCTTACACCCAAAGCATTTTTCCTTGCCGTTATAGCTCGGTAACTATTCGAAAAGGAAATGTATGACTGTCTATGTAACTTGGCATGGCCTAATTAACTGTTGTCCTTGTGTTTTTGCAGGGACACAGCAGGGCAGGAGCGATTTCGAACAATCACAACAGCGTACTACAGAGGAGCGATGGTGGGTAAACAACATGCTTGTTACgttttcatattttgttgtgtcGTCTTCATCACAACGTTGAGGTGTTGACTTTCTGGTTATGTTCTTTCATTTTGATGTTTCATTGTTTCTCATCACAGGGTATCATGCTAGTCTATGACATCACCAACGAGAAGTCCTTCGAAAACATAAAGAACTGGATACGGAATATAGAGGAGGTATGTTTGGTATTCTGTTCTAAACACGAATACCATACTGACTGACTAGTAAATATTCAGTGTACTCTTGTCAAAGCCAACCGTAtgttgtatactgtatgtattgtagTGTTAAACTACTCTTATCTCCTTAGCATGCATCGGCTGATGTTGAAAAGATGGTCCTCGGTAACAAATGTGACATCAATGACAAACGGCAAGTGTCCAAAGACAGGGGAGAGAAGGTGAGTTCTGCTGCAATCGTGATGAATCACAAGCTCCGTTCTGGTTGTGTACTGTACGACATTAAAGGGCTTGGATGATGCAGAGCACTTTTCAAACTTAAGCCCTACCATGTTGTCtaggtcaacaacaacaacaacaaaacaaagaccTGCTTGAATTACCGAAACCAGATAGAAAGTGTGTAGAAATGATGATAGTAACAACAATCAAAGCATTACTCCCCCCGTTTCTCAGCTGGCGCTGGAGTACGGTATTAAGTTCATGGAGACTAGCGCAAAGGCCaacatcaatgtggaaaactcgTTTTTGACACTTGCCAGAGACATCAAATCAAAGATGGACACAAAATTGGTAAATTCAACCTCATTTAAGTTTTAGAAGGAACTTTTTAAAAAGGTAAAAAATGCTGGACATTGATTTGAAAAACTGAACTGTCCGTCTTTGTTGCAGGAGGGTAGCAGTCCTCAGGGGAGCAGCCACAAGGTGAAGATCTCTCAGCCCCAGAAGAAGAGCAGCTTCTTCCGCTGTGCCCTACTGTGAGGACCAGACCATGGGTGTATACCAAATGGCCcactattccatatatagtgtgctacatttgaccagggcccatagaactcttgtcaaaagtagtgcactatgtagagaatagggtgccatttgggatgcataccaaTGGCCTTACCTACCTTCCGCCTGCCCTAGCTGGGATATGCTGgggtgctggctggctggctggacacAACTGGACTGTGCTTGCTCCCAGCACCCCCTCTCATTCTACCCTATTCCCTTCAGCCAGTCCCAATTCACTCCCCACCTCTTTCCCTCGGCCCTAACCCTTAGCTGTTTGTGTATCTGAAGTGTTTGAATAGATATATGCAGCGTAGTGGTGGAGCTTCCACCATGTTGTTTACACCTtgcatatacagtgagctccaaaagtattgggacagggaCACATTTttggttttggctctgtactccagcactttggatatttgtgcatctgtctTTTTTTCcactcattattcacgattcattcaggattatccgtaatcatggtagcatccacattaatgtagaagtgttaagaaacattctattattatttacaataaaagtgactgcaAAATAGCACaatac encodes:
- the rab8a gene encoding ras-related protein Rab-8A; the protein is MAKTYDYLFKLLLIGDSGVGKTCVLFRFSEDAFNSTFISTIGIDFKIRTIELDNKKIKLQIWDTAGQERFRTITTAYYRGAMGIMLVYDITNEKSFENIKNWIRNIEEHASADVEKMVLGNKCDINDKRQVSKDRGEKLALEYGIKFMETSAKANINVENSFLTLARDIKSKMDTKLEGSSPQGSSHKVKISQPQKKSSFFRCALL